In a genomic window of Scyliorhinus torazame isolate Kashiwa2021f chromosome 5, sScyTor2.1, whole genome shotgun sequence:
- the LOC140420239 gene encoding uncharacterized protein, whose translation MEKPWKCGDCGKGYKVPSELEIHRRSHTGERPFTCPECGKGFARLFNLQLHQRTHTRERPFSCFECGKGFTKSSNLKLHQRVHTGERPHTCSQCAMGFIDSSTLKKHQRIHTREKPFSCSECGKGFAQSSHLQTHQRIHNGERPFTCSACGKGFPQLSNLLSHQRVHSGERPFTCSMCGKGFMDSSTLQRHQRVHTGERPFTCSECGKRFAQSYHLQTHQRIHNGERPFTCSACGKGFTQSSHLQTHQRVHSGERPFTCSVCGKGFICSSELLRHQGSHTD comes from the coding sequence atggagaaaccatggaaatgtggggactgtgggaaaggatacaAAGTCCCATccgagctggaaattcatcgacgcagccacactggggagaggccgttcacctgccccgagtgtgggaagggattcgctcggttATTTAACCTTCAgttacaccagcgaactcacacccgGGAAAGGCCATTCTCCTGctttgagtgtgggaaaggattcaccaaGTCATCCAACCTGAAGTTACATCAGAGAGTTCACACGGGAGAGAGGCcacacacctgctctcagtgtgcgatgggattcattgattcatccactctaaagaaacatcagcgaattcacaccagggaaaagccgttctcctgctctgagtgtgggaagggattcgctcagtcatcccacctgcagacacatcagcgaattcacaatggggagcggccttttacttgctccgcgtgtgggaaaggattccctcagttatccaacctgctgtcacaccagcgggttcacagtggggagagacctttcacatgctccatgtgtgggaaaggattcatggattcatccactctgcagagacaccagagagttcacaccggggagaggccattcacctgctctgagtgtgggaagcgaTTTGCTCAGTCTTACCACCTGCaaacacatcagcgaattcacaatggggagcggccttttacttgctctgcatgtgggaagggattcactcagtcatcccacctgcagacacaccagcgagttcacagtggagagaggccgttcacctgttctgtgtgtgggaagggatttatttgtTCATCCGAGCTGCTGAGACACCAAGGCAGTCACACTGATTAG